Part of the Xiphophorus couchianus chromosome 2, X_couchianus-1.0, whole genome shotgun sequence genome, ATGAGAGTAGCAatgaatatgtttaaaaaactaaatacagtTACTGTGTGCTGATTAAAGTTACACAGTAACTAGTGTCTTGTATCTGTTTAATGCAGGTAAGCTGCTTCATTTCTATGggtttagtttttctgtttctttaaagagCATTATTTGCATTTGTGAGCCTTTGACTGCAGTGACAAAAAGCCCATAACGTGTagttaaaatagattaaatggattttgaaaatattttaccacCACTTTATTATGTCttgtatttattgcaataaatacaaaattgcTCATCTGGATTTTCTAGCAGTTAAATTGTTGGTTCCCCTCTGATGATGGCTTAAACCCCACAGTGGCACTGCGCTGGCTTCCTGTCTGTAAAATCATCTTTTGTAGACGTGTCAGCATTTTTCCTCATGCCTGTTTtagtagtttgttttttctgttgagCCACAATTCAAAACCAATGTCCACTTTTCATTGGttcattttcagtaaaattttattcatCATTACTTCTGCcagtttcaagttattttagtGACCATTAACTGAGGGAACCAACAATGTAGTCCAGGGCTGTAGCTCTAGAGCTACAGTAACTGAACACAGTGATGACCTGACGAGTCTCCACCATCAACTCTGAAACGGATTTCAGTACACCATTCGGGGCCTAAAAGACtagtaatatttaacattttataattttacagACAGGAAGCCAGTGCAGTGATTTAggaataaataatcaaaataccAGGGAAAACCTGCGAAGACTTGTTCAGTTATTATCAAAAAAAGGGGTTGACTGGAGTAATGTCAGTAAAGATTATTCCACTGAAAACTAAGACATTTGTAGCATgccattttaagaaaatgtatataaattagaaaaaaatagcattcgctgcaaaatttttaaaaagtaaattatcaCGAGGTACAAAAGCAGAACTGCAATTCTGCACTTTAGAAAACCAATTCCTGTCTAAAGGACGCAACTATAATATGcgaaacaaaatctaaaatgagCCATGCAGTTTAGAGGGATTCATTCAGAAACTCTGTGATTCCATTCATTTGTCTTTGTGAGGCGAAAGAATCTGTTACTGAAGACTGCCACAGAGCTGTGTTCCTGCTGCTGTGTGAATAAAATCAGGAACCTTATGGAGGCCAGTTTGGATCTCACCAGTTTCACCTCCGTGGAGGGGGGTACATGGATGGGGCCGACGCTTGCTGACTTGCAACGATGGCTGAAGAGGAGAGGCCTGGAAGGAAATACCAGAAACGTTCAGCATCAAACTCCTGAGCCAGTCACTGACGAAAGGTGAAGATGCCTGCAAATGGCTCCGATCAACCTGAGAATCAATGTCTGGTGATGTAGCGAAATGCTCTCAGGTGGaggtgacctttaacctcttcTCTGAAGTTATAATGGGAAGAaatctaaccctaaccctctcATTCTTTCAGGAACTGTACTCACAGTTTGTCCTGATGTCACAGGGTACTTATAGTATTTACAAGGTTCAAATAGTGTCTGTATTATACTGGAAAAATGGCTGAAAAGTAGAACATCTGCCTTGCAGTCTGAATGGAtcaattccaaaataaaatccaatctGTGCCTCTTCCATATGTGGAACTAATTCTGACAGGCATCCAATAGTTCTCAAAGTGTCTGATAAAATGTCACATGAgcgttcagactgcagacttTTACATCATTGATGTGAGACATGGATCATAATCCTGCACCAGAAGAAGTCAGACGGTAGATCTAGATGTAAACAGTGGCTGAAAATTATGAATAAGCATATGTATGCATGGATGGATATGGTGAAACCATTTATGTTTTACTAAAGGGTGGATGAGAGATTGGAACATATTTTAACTTCCTTGATTTTCAAAGAGATAATAGTTCCTatcaacagatttttaaagtgtaaaagtcTTGAGCAAGCAGGTCTGCAAAGCATCAGGACAAGATAATCTCCCCTATTAGGAAGTAAATTCAAAACTTGATTATCAGGttgttgtgtaaaatgtttgacatattCGTACTGCGTGGCAGCATGAGGATCTCACCCGCAGCGTAGGACAGGTCATACTGTCCTGACAGCAGAGGGTATCCCAGGTGATGATGGGGAGGAATGACGCGATGTGAAGGAGAAGACCGAGGCCGAGCGCCCTCTCTCTCACGCTCCCTGTCCCGTTCCCAGTCTCGTTCTCGTTCCTGCGCCGTTTTGTTGTCTTGTACGGAGGGTGATTTGCTTTTGTACTGGCTAGCATGCTGTTGCAGCAGGTCCAGAGCTTTGGCCTCGCTGGGCGGCTTCACAGTTGGACTTGACCTGGAGGGTTTCTCCCCGTCCTCCCCTCCTGCCACTTTCCCTCCATACGAAGAAAAAGGGTAACCAGCCTTCAGGTATGAAGCTGAGGACAAAGTAAGCAAAGTCCCAGTGTGAGACTACTTTCTAACTACAGCAGGGAGAACAAGTATTTTATCAACTTCATAAAATAATGGCCAAAGTCATTTTTGTGCCAAAAGcgattttggcaaaaaaaaaagttgctatctcagaaaaaaaaaatcacttttggcaagaACTGATTTAgtgttctatttttattatatttttcagaAGCAAGTTAGagggtgaaaaacaaaaacggtgCCAAAACGACGCTCCGTTATTCAGATAACTAACATTAACCAACATTACCTGGATAGTTCTGCATCATGACTGCAGGCATGCCTCTGTAGCCGGGGTGGCTGGGATCATAGCCCTGGCTGTAGCCATAAGGTCCCTGCATGTAGGACATGTAGCCCTGATGCTGGGCCAACGGGGAGGCGAACTGCATGTGGGGGACGCGGACCTCTTTCCCTCCACCTTGGTGCTCCTCTGGGGGCAGCAGCGTTCTGCCCTCCACCCCTTCTTTCACCTCATCCTTCTGAAGGCTCTCCTTTACCCGCGGCCTGTCCTCCTTGGCCTTCCTCTCTCGCTCCCTCTCATCTTTCcacctttcttcttcttgctgcCTTGCAGCTTCTGAGTATTTACTGGGATACACGTAGGGCCACAGGTGAGAGTCTGGCTCCtgggaacaaaaagaaaacctgagaaaaGTACTGTTTTTTGACAGTTGTATAAAGAACTACAGCTGCTATCTCTGAGGGCTAATTCTCATTTCTGGAGCTGCTGTCACTTTCTCTACTTGTCATGTGTGCCAGCAGTTTGAAAACCATGTTTCAGGTGGGTTTAATTGTGAATTTAAGCACTTTTTGTGGAACATTGATATAGAGGTTTGTGTTTCAAACATAATTTGCCTCCATTACTATATATGGTGTAGGTGTATTGGGTTAAAGGAGGTATAATCTACACTGCTGAACGGCAGCAAAATATCATGGTACCTTTGTTGTGATGTCAAAGTCTCACTTTATTTTTAGTCCATACTTTGTACTCACCTGATGAAAGATCAACAAGTGCCCCAAATGGTTACTGCGGGTTAGGGTTAGCCACACCCACAAAGGTCAGAACCTACTGTTGAGTGAGCTTCGCAATGTGctaatttcaattaattaatgacaaagatttaaacatgtttaaaatgtgtgatttaaaaaaatatatacataggTTCCAGCCACCATCTATAAATTTGATGCACAGGCACCACCTGCAAACATTACAGTGATGGATGATGAAGCTGCTTCTCggttaatttttgcttcaaaaagcGATCAGAtgggacgctggaaaagactgCTGTTCTGGTCATGTTGTGCTAAAAGACGTTAGCCTATCAGAGAAGCTATTCTAGCCTAaagtagcatctcaatgctaaacttgaagcagcagcacagacgtcccAATGCTGATGTCAGCATCAACAGACACATTCCTAAAGGATTTGTTCAGGAGTTCCTGGAATCCTTGAAACATGAATGGCTAGAATAGCACTTTGCAGCAATCTGATGGTTCAAGAACCTAAATAgcaaattaataacaataataatgtatGTATTTGTTGTTTAGCTCATATTCTACTctatttaaaccattttatttgaaaatgttctgttgacatattgttttgatcaaaatgCGACTAAATACAGACACTGCAATTAATTCAATTGAAAATACTGCTAAAGTTAaactattaatattaatatttataatggTATGTTATATGTGAATCTAAAATTGACTTCAAGACATGACCTGTTCTGACATAtgaaattttcttaaaaataacatcaaattaTACTCAAGTGAGGAAACATCAGTAATGTCAACTTCAAAGTTGCAAAACAATTAGAATGAAACAGTTTCTCCTAGCATTAAGGAAGCCTgcagttattaaaattaaatgatataATTGTTACATTGCATTATATAAACAAGTACTGCAGCCTAACTTGTACAGTATTTCCTGAAACCTTCTTATAAAACTCAGAACACAACATGCAGAAATGCATTACCTGTCTGTACCACATGGTGGAGTCCACACCTGTTGGTCTGCCTAGTTCTATCCCTGGTTTGGCCTCTTCTTTCCCATGGTGACTCGTTTCATGAAGTTTCATCTTCAGCCCTTCAGCCTGGGTGCTGGGGAGCTTCATCTCCTCTCCTTTAGCCATAATGACCGACTTGGCCTgttctgaagctgctgcaggaTCTTTAGATTTGGCCGGAGTGACCAATCCTTTAGACCCCAGGTCTGTGAGGCCGGGGGCGCCAGAGACTGAAGGGGGGCCTGAGGTCTTCTGCTTCCACTCATCTCTACCAATGGAGTCACGGTCTTTGCCTTCCAGCTTCTTGTCAGATTGCCGCTGCCTCTCCTCATATTGCTGACGGTAAGCTGGGTTAGAGGCCAGCAGGTGATTATGGTAGGCAGGATCAGAGGCATAGGAGTAGGGGGCCACATAGTACTGGTTGTAATACAGAGGTTGGGAGTACATGTTGGAGCGCGGTTGGATGACTGATGGCTGCTGAGGACCCAGTTCTGCCTTCCTCTCCTCCGGAGGCTCCACCTTAAGTTTGCCCTCCTCTACCACCTCTAAGTCTTCCTCCTTCTTCACCTTCACCTGTGTTGCCTCCATATGAGCAGTTGCTCCTGGTACTGCTCCTGGGCTGGGGTTTGGGTAGcttggagagtagtaggagtCATAGTTGGGGTAGTATGGTGACTCCTTACTGGGAGCCTGAGAAGGGAACAGTGTTTTCTTGGCACCTTCGCGCGGCCCCTGATCAGGATCCGGTTTGACCTTCACGCCCTCTGCCTTCCCTTCTCCATCTTCGCCTGCATCAGAGATGTCAGAGTAAGCGGGGCTGCTGGTCTTCACAGACACATTGTCAGCAccgttctggttctggtgcaATGGTGTTGCTAAGCCAGCCTCTATCCTGCTTGCGACGCCGATGGACGGACTTGGAGCATTGTCGGAAAAACTGTAGACCTTGTCAGCCTCAGCTTTGATGCTTGCCAAACGGCTCTGGTGAGCTTCCATGCAGCCATTAAGCAAACTATCTGTTGTCTCGGAATACGGACTTTTTCCCTCCTCCAGCCGCCCTATCTTGTTCATTGCTACAGGACTATCCTCCTCCTTCCAACTGTCCCTcttcttcttgtctttctttttcttgtctttcccgAGGGTGGGGCTGCAGGAAGGGTCAGAGAGTGGAGAGGGTTTAGTTTGGCTGTTTTTCAGCTGGGGGCTGCTGGGTACAGACTGTACCACTGAGCTCAATGCCGGAGATGGTGCCTGGGGAGAGTATGATGATGCAACACCAAGGGGCAAAGGCCGGCCCATCTTCGCACTTTTCTGACTTGATTTATCAGGTTTGCTGTTTACTGACATTCTTCTGGCCTTTCTGTCATCCACTCCATCATTGCTGGCCTCATCGGTTAAACATCCCCCCTCCTCACCGCCGTCAGTGGCCTCAGGCTCCCCGTCCCCTGccttcttttttcccttcaatGTCTGCTTTCCTGACGAGGGAGAAGGGGCATCGAAGCCTCGTCCTTTGGGAGTATTGGAGCGGGCAGGAGAGAACGCAGCACCATTACAGGAAGTTGGGTCATGCTGGAGTACAGAGTCATCCCCATATTCACTGTCCCCATCCTGGTCCAGTCGTACATCGTGGTCATTATGGGCACGAGCCTGGTGGTACTTCAGCCCGttaatgtgtttgtatttcttgtTGCAGTTGGGATAGGGGCAGTCGATAAGTACAGGAGAAGGACAAGTCCGCTCCAGTTGTGGGGGGGCCAGGGCTTCTGTTTTCCCAACAGGGACCAGGGTCCCCACACCAGAAGAGTTGGTTCTCATGCGCTTTGAGGCTTTAGAGTCCTCAGAGCTGGAGGTAGGTTCCATGTCAGACACAGGTTTAGTTTTCCTCTTGGCAGAGGATGGGCTGGCCTTTGCATCTTCACCACAACCCACCACCACACCCCGTCGCCCTTTGCTGGTTGCAGCAGCTCCACGAGTCTTGCTCCCACTGCCTTTGCTGTCTGATGAGTTGCTGTGGTCATTCAAAGGCGTGTTGGTGCTGGGACGCATCCTTTTTCCCCGCCCACGGCCACTTCGCATCTCCATGTCACTGGTGGGGGACTCACAAAACCTGTAGGCAAACAGTTAAAGCATTTAGACTCCATTCTCCATCATGTGTGGTCAACCTTTTCTTTACTTTATGAAGTTCAGTCTATGCGCCCATCTAAACCTCTCTCAGTTGCAGTTTAATGTAAAGTCATAGTAAAAAGTAGTTATCAGGATTCcttcaggtttcaccaactcaaataaCAATGACGTCTGAGCGTTATTCAAATTTTTGTGTGACAAAAGTCCAAcaaaacccccccccaaaaaacaactaaatataaGGTATGAGATTAAACAGTAC contains:
- the LOC114154155 gene encoding zinc finger protein 609-like, whose product is MSLSSSPAGGKGVDSNAVDTYDSGDEWDIGVGNLIIDLDADLEKDKLEMSSSKEGGGMAAPPGAVAALPDNIKFVSPVAAMQSKDGKCKSKRSKNSKESGKTTDGTKKEAQSRAQGDMAPQNTTSTLTKGTDKSGKASRIPPAIKKDKDVACGKTKKEKIEAVATRMVNTEKESGVLPLGAPRNSSFENQQNPELNPADQFGNLALDSAGIGQAVAMMTEQEEVDDADCRNLKKVASNEKMESPFSTCAPPPLHLLGPPANSSDISSPCEQIMVRTRSVAVNTAEAALATEPECLGPCEPGTSVNLEGIVWQETEDGMLVVNITWRNKTYVGTLLDCTRHDWAPPRFCESPTSDMEMRSGRGRGKRMRPSTNTPLNDHSNSSDSKGSGSKTRGAAATSKGRRGVVVGCGEDAKASPSSAKRKTKPVSDMEPTSSSEDSKASKRMRTNSSGVGTLVPVGKTEALAPPQLERTCPSPVLIDCPYPNCNKKYKHINGLKYHQARAHNDHDVRLDQDGDSEYGDDSVLQHDPTSCNGAAFSPARSNTPKGRGFDAPSPSSGKQTLKGKKKAGDGEPEATDGGEEGGCLTDEASNDGVDDRKARRMSVNSKPDKSSQKSAKMGRPLPLGVASSYSPQAPSPALSSVVQSVPSSPQLKNSQTKPSPLSDPSCSPTLGKDKKKKDKKKRDSWKEEDSPVAMNKIGRLEEGKSPYSETTDSLLNGCMEAHQSRLASIKAEADKVYSFSDNAPSPSIGVASRIEAGLATPLHQNQNGADNVSVKTSSPAYSDISDAGEDGEGKAEGVKVKPDPDQGPREGAKKTLFPSQAPSKESPYYPNYDSYYSPSYPNPSPGAVPGATAHMEATQVKVKKEEDLEVVEEGKLKVEPPEERKAELGPQQPSVIQPRSNMYSQPLYYNQYYVAPYSYASDPAYHNHLLASNPAYRQQYEERQRQSDKKLEGKDRDSIGRDEWKQKTSGPPSVSGAPGLTDLGSKGLVTPAKSKDPAAASEQAKSVIMAKGEEMKLPSTQAEGLKMKLHETSHHGKEEAKPGIELGRPTGVDSTMWYRQEPDSHLWPYVYPSKYSEAARQQEEERWKDERERERKAKEDRPRVKESLQKDEVKEGVEGRTLLPPEEHQGGGKEVRVPHMQFASPLAQHQGYMSYMQGPYGYSQGYDPSHPGYRGMPAVMMQNYPASYLKAGYPFSSYGGKVAGGEDGEKPSRSSPTVKPPSEAKALDLLQQHASQYKSKSPSVQDNKTAQERERDWERDREREREGARPRSSPSHRVIPPHHHLGYPLLSGQYDLSYAAGLSSSAIVASQQASAPSMYPPPRR